The genomic stretch TATATGCAGTGCGgtctttgtccaccagggggaaataaaggacagaaaGCTGTGGGAAAACGGTTTTGGGTTGGCAGTCAGTTCTGTAGGTATTGTACTGGTCATAATTGTGTAAGTTGATTTCTTTGTTACTGAGTATAATTTGCTTTGATAGCCTGGAGAATATAAGCTTTGTCTGTTGTGCACCGAAAAACTTGTGTGCTtttcaaatttcatttatgtgtacatccatccagatgcttagatgttccctgctttgcacctATAGCTTCCAGGATGGGCTCCATTGGACTAGTGGATATgggaaatgaatgaatatttcTACATtgtaacaattaaaaatatattatttccATAAGAAACAAAAATCTACTTCCCTTAATTGCTGAACTACCGCTTCCTTGTGTGAAATCCTGGACTGGAGAGGAATCCTCAGTTAAATTCCTTCCTGTGATTGAAAAGGCTGAATCAGATGTTCTTCCCAAGGGACTTATAggagcaaaagctgcaggtaatAATTGTTTAGTTTGACACTTTTACTGGCAGTAAGTTGTGTTTTTCTTGGACAACAGCCTTTTTACTCTGTATGCCAGGAAGCTGTTGTGATATTACTGTTCCAGTAtcaattatttatattattttaactCAACGGTAAATTAAACAGGAAATCCCGTAAACTCTTGCTTATCTTAGTACTGATATGGGTTGCCAGGGATTTCCACATACAGACATAATGTCTGAACCTCTCACCATGGTGCCTTCTAGTCTTTGAGAATTTGAGGTATAGGTCTCTGGCATTGTGAGTCtctagtattttaaaatgaGTTAATTTCAGCTGGGACAGTGGCCTCCTGTCTGGCTCCACAATGCTAAAGCTTTGGCCTGTAGGCTGTTTCAGGCACAGCTGGTAGGTTTCAGTGACATCTGCTCTCACAGTTTTTCTCGTTGCTTTTACGACAAACCCAGTTTTGCTTGAAGAAGACACATCTTAGGCCTCTCCAGGTCCTCCGGTTTGTTATAGAATAATCTGTCATGTCACCTGGGTTTATAATCTTTGGCTGCCCACCCCCACTTTGCCCTGGCATGAAGGTCTGCTGCCAGGTTGGCTCTCGGGTACATAAATCTTCCTGAGCAGATGCACGCAGACAGATCAAGGATCAAGTATTTAATAGCAAAAATTCATTCTGTTGTCCTGAGAGTGCAATCAAACCCCGATCCAGTAAATATATGTATGAGTgggtaaaagctgtatttagctTAGGTAGGGGGTGGGTGACTTGGTCAGTCTTGGAATAAAAATCGGGGACTGGGATTGGGGATGAGTGGGTACGGTAAACCAGGGCCATCActtgactcacacacacacacacacacacatacaaagcaCAGAGATGTTCACAAAGGATGTGTCACTGTGCCATTACGTTACGTTGTGTAAACAGGCGTCGCATGGCCTGAAACCAAAGGGGTACCAAGTCTTTCAAGCACTGCTGTCCTGATATTGACACAGTTTTTCAGCACTTCGTAGAGAGCAAGAAGAAAAGGGAAAAGCAGCATCACAAATACACCTTTTTATTGAAGTATTCCAATACAAACATTCAGTTAAAAAAGCGAAAAAAAGACTAAAGCTTAAAATACTAcacaaaagaaacaaaaaaaattctgaagaCACAGAATTCTTTGACATAGCATGGGATGTTTGTTTAGCACTGTTGAGTAATATGTCAAGTTTATGGAAAACAGAAACTCTTATAACACCCTGTGTTTACATTACACGTTCCCTAGTGATGATGACAATACATCAAGAACTGAAAAAGCTTGgctttttacatttatatactGTTACACTTCGTTCCACAAAAAGCTATGAAATGTGTAACAATGAATCACAGATCCAACTTTCAATACAGCAATGAGACACTTTACGTTACACGCTGATCACCAGACAAGTAAAATATCTGGAGGTTAAATCAAGGCCAAGCGTTGCCACTTTACCACCATGGAGAAGAAAGGCTGGCAATTTTCACTGCGTGTGACACACAGCTTCGTTTGCTTCACACTCTGCTTGATCTTGGAGATGTCTTCACTGGAGAGGTTGTGTTTAAGGTTCAGCAGGGCTCCAATGTGGCGCGAACTGTGAGGGAGGTGGGGTTGATTAGTGAGAGGACATGTTTTGTGTAAGTACATCATTGGTAGATATGAGTAAATGTGATGTGGTGGTAATGGCCACGGTAGTTCTATGAGCACCCTAAAGGTGGCGCTGtgtcagtttatttttttttttaatgggaaCTAAAGACATGTGGCTagttcagaggtggaaagtctgggtccaggaagtacaaattcagaccaagattttgttccaagcAACCAGTTAAGTACTATGTCAcggactctttatactcaagttGGTTGGAACAatgtcttggtctggatttgtactttccagacctgaaatttccacctctgggtTAGTTAGTCATTCTGTGAGCCTGGATTAGTATGCTGCTTCCAGAACTGGTGGATTTTTCATAGTCCTGTAGCACAGCAACTCCTCTTCTTGGATAGTTATAGCGTCATACTTGTGATGGGTTTAGCTGATCTTGGTGCTATGttgcagtgggggtggggggggggggggtttagtcTCACCTGAGGTCAGGGTAGTCCCGGGCTAAGACGGCCACCTCCAGCTGGATGAAAGGCAGGTCCTGTGTTCGAAGCACGTCTGCAATTTTCGGAAGGAGGTTTTGCAGCCAGTCCTCCCTTGAGCCCTGCGTTTAAACACGAGGGATTATAAATTCGTCCACGAAAGTTCCGTCCAGGTGAAGTAAAAACTCTATTTAATGAAATTAAAAGTTCCTCCCCATCACATGCATGTTACTCACTGCCATAGCCCCCATGAGAGACGTAAGCGTGACACGGTCTTACCGCCTCAGTGAACAGCTCCGCCAGCCTGCTGCTGTCTGCGCACACCAAGGCCGCCGCCGACTCCTGCTGGACCCTGTCTGATAGCTTCACCTTCTTCTTGAACAACCTCCTGACGTACTCTACCAGCACCTGTCTGTGCATATGGCCAAACAGCACCTGTACACATGCAGAAACCCATATAAAATAAGTCACATTACAGAAGGACTACAGATGTAAGTGTTACAACTTACAGAAGtagtttaattaaatttaataagAAAAAGCCCTGTACGGATTGGAGCCCTTGTGCTGTTATGCTTTGCAGCTATTTGTAAGAGCTGGTGATTGTTACAAATATCCCAGATCCGTCCCATCTGCAGAATAATGCACACTGCTGTACCTCGTAGCATTCCATACGCAGGTTCTTCTTTAAGTTTTTAATTTGCTTCTCAATCTCATCCAGCACTTCTATGTATTTCCCAGAAAACCAGTCTTCAGTCCCCAGTTTGCTGTACTTCGGCTGAGGAGAGTGAAAAGAGAAATGATTGCCTCGGCCTAAATGTGAACTTCGATCACGCATCGCAGAAGCGGAACTGACATTTACAAACTTTAAATTAGTCATGGCTCCGAGTTTCTAAACTAAGTGCACCATACTTATTAAGTGTCCGGTAAAGGAATTAATACGTTAGCACGTTTGCTAGGTATTTTGGTGGTAAATTGCCCAGCTAATAAGCATTAAAGTAATGGTACCTTGAGAGCTTTGTGTGCGATGCTGGTGAGGTATGTGCTGCTTGCGTCGATTAACTCTGCCACTACGGACAGGGAGCTGTCCTTCACGGCCGTCGTGAAAAGGTTGCCGTTGTTCTCGATGTACTGCCTGTGGAAAGACAGACACCAGAGGGGCTCAAAATTATGGCTACATTGTGAAAAACAAACTTTGACATGCAGCCTTTTACACTCCAGTATTCAACATAAACATTCAGGTTATCTATTTAAAAAGTTTCAGAAGTGGTCAGATTTCCTGTTTTTCTCTGAGGTATTTGTACAGCGACCATGAACTTACTTGAATTCGATCAGACTGGCTAAGTGTGCCTTCACTTTAGGTGCAGCCTGTCCCTGTTTCTCTCTTAACATTTCTTGCAGAAACCTCTTGTAGCTGAAAGTAAGAGGGGAATCATAAGGCTTCCATCCCTGTCGTGGATGTAGAACGAAGCTGAGAGCTTCTCTCTCTGAAACACATGATAAATCTGACGTTGTACCTGGTCAGAAAGGGCCTCAGCTGAGCCGCGATCTTCTTCACTTTGTCTGGGTCTTCCAGTATAATTGTTGCATCCTTCACTGCTGAGTCAAAAAGCTGCCATGGTAGGAGAAGACTGTCAGTATGTTAAGGCACTGAGCTGAATGGGAATTCAAACCAGGCTGTAATGTCTGGAACTGCATCAGTCTTATCTACATACCGCCGGAATGAGGTCACTGCAATCTAAGAGCTTTGATACCTGTAAGTAATCGATGGCCATGTCTGTGGAGTAGTAGCCGTCGATTTTATTGGGGGGGTTTGTCATCTCTTTCTCAAGGACATTATGGCCCCAGGACTGCATCGTACTCTGAAACAAACCACACCACAATGACCCCGGTGGTCTTGCCAAAGCCGCACTTGATAAAGATCATAATTATGAATAACAGAAGCAGTACTGCTATAAGCAAAAGAGTATCAttgaagacagatggatggataaaatgcATTCTGAGGCAGTGACCATATACCCTAATTAGGGAATGTGTTAAAGACGCATGTGCTTAACAGACCCAGGATTCACTACCTCTTTGTTTGTGAGATACAGGTCTTTCAGGGGGTTGATCATCTCTTCAGGCAGCAGAGGTCCAAGTGCTTCAGTGTTAATGTCCAACTCCAGCTCGTTGTGTTTCAGTACATCCCTGAAATAAAAGAGCAAAATTATAACATGCCTGAAAATGGCAATTCAGCATATGCTTAGTTTAGTTCATGCGACAGCAATCGTGTGTTTACTGGAAATGTACATGGCAGTTAGCATCAATATGCATCACCAGAAAGGCTCCCAAGCAGATTAAGCCCTTGGAAACAGGTTGTCATACAGGAGGGTATTCCTTACGGAGAACCAGGAAATAGACAGAAAAGTTCCAATAAAGTGTACAATCCACTTACCTAGGATAATAATCATTCACCCAGTTCAGGAGATAAACTGAGTCGTCTGTATCCAGCCCGAACTCTGCGATGGATTTTAGTTGTTTTGCGAATGCGTCATGGTACAGCTTGGCATACAGGTTGCATATGTCGAATTCCTCTGGGTAGCAGAGCTTCACTTTCTGCACGACCTGGAGGAGATCGTCCTTCAGGCGTTTGCCCTTCCTGCAGATTTCCTTTTTCAGGGACGAGGAGAGGTTTTCAGCACCGCTCACATCCTCGGCGTCTTCCAGTCGCGTCGTCACCAGCTGCTGGAGCAGGCTGTCGTGCGTGGTCCTGCACCCCCGCGGTCTCCAGACTGGAATGTCCCCTTCCTCAGACAGCCCTGCATCCTTCCATTTCCTGTCCTGTTCCTCCTCCAGCT from Brienomyrus brachyistius isolate T26 chromosome 14, BBRACH_0.4, whole genome shotgun sequence encodes the following:
- the LOC125707871 gene encoding tumor necrosis factor alpha-induced protein 2-like isoform X1, encoding MKQFRSGKEAGRIRNASQPGKIPQFPHLHTSLRYHLHPVAYLNADSSGISYNTSSSYCNCNITGCYLAFDNMTITTGSHPNTPVKTRGTFRINWMPRFLKKHRRSATSSKPPVISDPSITLEELEVLNFQECLNQKHFSKAAQTLIIQENSLFAQGANSTQKDRNNLESDYNTLLNQIWLAIRATFEPSTGPTEILKEAAKAIQLEEEQDRKWKDAGLSEEGDIPVWRPRGCRTTHDSLLQQLVTTRLEDAEDVSGAENLSSSLKKEICRKGKRLKDDLLQVVQKVKLCYPEEFDICNLYAKLYHDAFAKQLKSIAEFGLDTDDSVYLLNWVNDYYPRDVLKHNELELDINTEALGPLLPEEMINPLKDLYLTNKESTMQSWGHNVLEKEMTNPPNKIDGYYSTDMAIDYLQLFDSAVKDATIILEDPDKVKKIAAQLRPFLTSYKRFLQEMLREKQGQAAPKVKAHLASLIEFKQYIENNGNLFTTAVKDSSLSVVAELIDASSTYLTSIAHKALKPKYSKLGTEDWFSGKYIEVLDEIEKQIKNLKKNLRMECYEVLFGHMHRQVLVEYVRRLFKKKVKLSDRVQQESAAALVCADSSRLAELFTEAGSREDWLQNLLPKIADVLRTQDLPFIQLEVAVLARDYPDLSSRHIGALLNLKHNLSSEDISKIKQSVKQTKLCVTRSENCQPFFSMVVKWQRLALI
- the LOC125707871 gene encoding tumor necrosis factor alpha-induced protein 2-like isoform X2, which encodes MRFFKCFRLFSKQRRGHDNMTITTGSHPNTPVKTRGTFRINWMPRFLKKHRRSATSSKPPVISDPSITLEELEVLNFQECLNQKHFSKAAQTLIIQENSLFAQGANSTQKDRNNLESDYNTLLNQIWLAIRATFEPSTGPTEILKEAAKAIQLEEEQDRKWKDAGLSEEGDIPVWRPRGCRTTHDSLLQQLVTTRLEDAEDVSGAENLSSSLKKEICRKGKRLKDDLLQVVQKVKLCYPEEFDICNLYAKLYHDAFAKQLKSIAEFGLDTDDSVYLLNWVNDYYPRDVLKHNELELDINTEALGPLLPEEMINPLKDLYLTNKESTMQSWGHNVLEKEMTNPPNKIDGYYSTDMAIDYLQLFDSAVKDATIILEDPDKVKKIAAQLRPFLTSYKRFLQEMLREKQGQAAPKVKAHLASLIEFKQYIENNGNLFTTAVKDSSLSVVAELIDASSTYLTSIAHKALKPKYSKLGTEDWFSGKYIEVLDEIEKQIKNLKKNLRMECYEVLFGHMHRQVLVEYVRRLFKKKVKLSDRVQQESAAALVCADSSRLAELFTEAGSREDWLQNLLPKIADVLRTQDLPFIQLEVAVLARDYPDLSSRHIGALLNLKHNLSSEDISKIKQSVKQTKLCVTRSENCQPFFSMVVKWQRLALI